The Herpetosiphonaceae bacterium genome window below encodes:
- a CDS encoding metallopeptidase TldD-related protein produces the protein MSYIDDIQAIFDAHADIADYRINISERRSLGIGIRDNDVGSVYSPFSFSASTSGGFLVQWQDQRLSRGNLDGNSLSIIDQMLANARQAAYDDPDAAQFLEQPTVQHVPLFSEDIPPLFRERTEYLLEIVKELQGLAARYEAKTLNGGVGVSMSQSWLRTSRGLALGTNGTNFSYSGSFDGIIGEGKSQRTVAPLDAISDQIALAGDYLQQLRTPASGIANGTRLVVLHPDVAYSMFNFFVWGNLGGSAIFHGQSPFCAEDFRDQKQVFRDDLTVRVEPWQPLGIGSFAYTTEGLPSAPNTYIDRGRLTQPILDLKYARRLNLPPTTPPGNEESVVMQAADEVAWDQLQPQLDEAILVLSVLGLHTQDRTSGNYSLSTSQALLIRDGAVQGRIKATLNGNLFDNLRDAELRLVRFPGQHSAGFALPVNVAIEQV, from the coding sequence ATGAGCTACATCGACGATATTCAGGCCATTTTCGATGCCCATGCCGACATCGCCGACTATCGGATCAACATCAGCGAGCGACGATCACTCGGCATCGGCATTCGCGACAACGATGTCGGCAGCGTGTACAGCCCGTTTTCGTTTAGCGCCAGCACCAGCGGCGGCTTTCTGGTGCAGTGGCAGGATCAACGGCTCAGCCGGGGCAATCTCGACGGCAATAGCCTCTCGATCATCGATCAGATGCTTGCCAACGCGCGCCAGGCGGCCTACGACGATCCCGATGCCGCGCAGTTTCTAGAGCAGCCGACCGTTCAGCACGTCCCGCTCTTTTCCGAGGACATTCCGCCGCTGTTTCGCGAGCGGACCGAGTATCTGCTTGAGATCGTCAAGGAGCTACAAGGGCTGGCCGCGCGCTACGAGGCAAAAACCCTCAACGGCGGCGTCGGCGTCAGCATGAGCCAGAGCTGGCTGCGCACGTCCAGAGGTCTGGCGCTCGGCACCAACGGCACCAACTTCTCCTACTCCGGCTCCTTCGACGGCATCATCGGCGAGGGCAAGAGCCAGCGCACCGTCGCGCCGCTCGACGCGATCAGCGATCAGATCGCGCTGGCAGGCGACTATCTGCAACAGTTGCGCACACCGGCCAGCGGCATCGCCAACGGCACCCGGCTGGTGGTGCTGCACCCCGACGTTGCCTATAGCATGTTCAATTTCTTCGTCTGGGGCAACCTGGGCGGCTCGGCCATTTTTCATGGACAGTCGCCGTTTTGCGCCGAGGACTTTCGCGACCAAAAGCAGGTCTTTCGCGACGATCTGACGGTGCGCGTCGAGCCATGGCAGCCGCTTGGCATCGGCTCGTTTGCGTACACCACCGAGGGCCTGCCGAGCGCGCCCAACACGTACATCGATCGCGGGCGGCTCACCCAGCCGATACTCGATCTCAAGTATGCGCGCCGTCTCAACCTGCCGCCGACCACGCCGCCGGGCAATGAAGAGAGCGTCGTGATGCAGGCCGCCGACGAGGTTGCCTGGGACCAGCTTCAGCCGCAGCTCGACGAGGCGATCCTCGTGCTGAGCGTGCTCGGCCTGCATACGCAGGATCGAACCAGCGGCAACTACTCGCTCTCGACCTCGCAGGCGCTGCTGATCCGCGACGGCGCGGTCCAGGGGCGGATCAAGGCAACGCTGAACGGCAATCTTTTCGACAATCTGCGCGACGCCGAGCTGCGGCTCGTGCGCTTCCCCGGCCAGCATAGCGCCGGATTCGCGCTGCCGGTCAATGTGGCGATCGAGCAGGTCTAA